In Candidatus Eisenbacteria bacterium, the DNA window AGGACGTACCTCATTGACGCGAACAGCGGTGAAATCGTCGCCCGGCACATGTGGACGTCGATCTGCTGCTACGGGCTGAATTCGCTACCGGGCGGCTTGTCCCGTCCGGTCCACAACCACCTCGCCGTCCTTCATCACCCACCGGACGCGTGATACCACCGCCTCGATATCGGTGAGCGGATCCCCCTCGACCGCCACGATGTCCGCGTAGTATCCGGGCGCGATCGCGCCCAGCTCTTTCTCCATCCCGAGCAGCGCCGCGCCGTTCACGGTCGCGGTCGCCAAGGCCTGCGCCGGGGTCATCCCGGCCTCGACGAACCACCGCAGCTCGCGCGTGTTCTCGCCGCACATCGTGAAGAGCGCGTCCGATCCCATGGCGATCTTCACCTTGGCCTTCACCGCGCGCCGCAGGGTTTCCAGATTCCGCCCGCGGTACGCGTTCAGCCCGGCCACGACCGACGCGTCGTATCCGAAGATCGAGGCGTTCTCGGCGTAGTACCGGTTGTGGTCGATCGTGGGCACGTAGAACGTGCCGCGCCGCGCCATCTCGCGCAGCGTCGCGTCATCCAAGTCGGTCGCGTGCTCCACGGACGTCGCTCCCGCGCGCACGGCATCGCGCGCGCCGTCGGGGCCGTACGAATGGATCGCCACGCGCTTCCCTCTCGCGCGCGCCACGTCCACCGCGGCCTCCATCTCCTCGTACGTGAAGGTCTGCTCCCCGCTCACGTCCGCGGCGCTCCCGGTCGAGCCGAACATCTTGATCACGTCCGCTCCCGCGGCGATGTTCTGCCGCACGACTCGCAGCACGCCGTCCACCCCGTCCGCGCGCCCGCCCATGGGAAGCTCCTCCCCGGGCTTGAACGGCATGTACGTGGTGTGGAGCCCGTACCCGCAGACGAACATCCGCGGCCCGACGATCGAGCCTCGCGCGATGAGATCGCGAAGCGAGAGGTCCATGTAATCCCAGGAGCCCAGGTCCCGGACCGTCGTCACCCCGGCCCCGAGCGTCCGGCGCGCGTTCTCCTGAGCGAGAAAGACGGTCTCCGCGGTGCGGCGTGAGGTGAGCTGCTGCCATGGGTTCGATCCAGGCGTTCCGTCCCACGAGTACGTGAGGTGGGTATGCGCGTCGATCAGCCCTGGAATCGCGGTGTAGCGCGAGAGGTCGAGAACCGCCGCGCCGTCCGGCACTGCCACGCGGGCGGCGGGACCGGCCGCACGGATCCGATCGCCCGCCACGACCACGACGGCGTTCGGGACCACGCCGCCGCGGCCGTCCACGAGGCGGCCGAACCGAATGGCCGTGACCGGGGCGGAAGTCGAAGGAACGGTGGGCGAGGCGGGAGTCGCCGTGTCGGCGGCGGAATTCCCGGCGAGCGCCGCGAGCACCAGAGCCGCCGCGAGGAGGTGCCGGATCGAAACCATCGCCGGAGGCTACCACGAAGCGAGGACCGCGCGCACTTCGGGCCCTCCCGTCGACGCCCTCGCACATCTTGCCCCTTGCGCCCCACCGCGGCACCGCCATACTCCCCCGCTGATGGCCGCCATCGACGTGTGCGACCTCCGGAAGTCTTACGGCTCGAACGTCGCCGTGAACGGGATCTCGTTCGAGGTCCGCGAGGGCGAGTGCTTCGGGCTCCTCGGACCGAACGGCGCCGGAAAGACGACCACCCTGCACCTGGTGGTCGGCGCGCTCCGTCCGGACTCCGGAGAGGTTCGGATTCACGGCGAATCCGATCCCACGCGGCCCTCGGTCCGCCTCCGGATCGGCGTCGCGCCCCAGTCGCTCGCGATCTACGGGGACCTCACCGGGCAGGAGAACCTCGAGTTCTTCGCGAAGCTCTACGGGCTCCAAGGCGACCGGCTCCGCGAGCGCATCGAGATGGCGCTCGAGTTCGCGGGGCTCACCGCGCGGCGCAAGGATCGAGCCGCGACGTACTCGGGAGGCATGCAGCGCCGTCTCAATCTGGTGTGCGGGCTCATGCACGATCCTTCCGTCATCCTCCTGGACGAGCCCACCGTCGGCGTCGATCCCCAATCCCGGAATCTTCTCTTCGACAACATCGAGGCGCTGAGACGGCTCGGCCGCACGATCGTCTACACCACGCACTACATGGAGGAGGCGGAGCGGCTGTGCGACCGCGTCGCCATCGTGGACCACGGGAAGATTCTCGCGCTCGACACGGTCGAGAACCTCCGCCGGACGCATGGCGGGCCACCCGTCCGGCGCGTCATCGAAGAGAGCCCCCATCTCGAGGCCGTGTTTCTGAACCTGACGGGCCGGACCCTGCGCGACACATGAGCCGGATCGCCGCCGTCCGGATCCCGCGCGACGCATGAGCTCGATCCTCGCCATCGCCCGGAAGGATCTCCGGCTCCTCTTCCGGGATCGCGCGGGGTTCTTCTGGGTGCTCGGCTGGCCCTTCCTGATGGCGCTCTTCTTCGGGTCCATCATCGGAGGGAGCGACGAGACCTCTCCGATGAAGGTCGCCCTCGTGGACGAGGACCGGACCGACTACTCGCGCGCGTTCGGGGCGGAGCTCCGGAAGTCCAGCGCGCTCGAGATCCTGGAGGCGCCGCGCGACTCCGCGACGACGCTCGTGCGGCGCGGCCGCCTCACCGGGTACATCGCGCTCCGGCCCGGCATGGGCGCCTCGCTCGGCTTCGGAGGAGACTCGGCGACGATCGAGCTGGGACTGGACCCGAGCCGGCGCGCGGAGGCCGGCTACCTGGAGGGGCTCGTGACCCAGGCCCTCGTTCAATCCATGCAGGGCTCGTTCGGCCCGGATGGAACCGGAAGAGCCTCGCTCCGCGAGAGGATGGCGGCCGTCCAGACCGACACCACGATCACCGTCGAGCGCCGTGACGACCTGACCTCGTTCTACACCAACCTCGACCGGTTCCTCGGCTCCCTCGACACCGTCACCACATCCGGGACCGGCTCCGCGACCGGCTCCGACGCGACCCGTGCCCTCGGCCCCAACCTCGAGATCACCGCCGTGACCGGTCAGGGAGACGGCCCGCGGAGCGCCTTCGAGGTGACCTTCCCCTCCGCGATGATGTGGGCCCTGATCGGCGTCTGCATGAGCTTCGCGATCTCGATCGTGCAAGAGCGCCTCACCGGAACGTACCTGCGTCTCCGCCTCGCGCCGATCTCGAAGGCGCAGATCCTCGCGGGGAAGGGGCTCGCCGCGTTCCTCGCCGCGCTCGGAGCGACCGTTCTCCTCCTCGCGTTCGGCTCTCTCGTCCTCGGCGTGAGGATCGCGAGCGTGCCGAAGCTCGCCGCGGCGGTGCTCGCGTGCGCCTTCTGCTTCGTCGGCCTCATGATGCTGATCTCGACGCTCGGGAGAACCCACCAGGCGGTCGCGGGGGCGGGCTGGGCGCTCCTCCTCGTCCAGTCGATGACGGGCGGCGGCATGATCCCGCTCATCGCCATGCCCCCCTGGATGCAGGCCGTGAGCCATTTCAGCCTCGTCAAGTGGGGAGTTCTCTCGGTGGAGGGCGCCATCTGGCGCGGATTCTCGTGGAATGAGATGCTAATTCCCGTGAGCATCCTCCTTGCCGTGGGGGGCATCGCCTTCCTGATCGGAGCGCGCGCGCTCCATCGCTCCGACACGTGACGGCCCTCGGGCCCGAGCGGCCGCGCGGGTGGTCGCGCCCGTCGCCTCCCTCCGCGCGTCGCGTCCGCTCCCTCCTCCTCCTGCTCGCTCTGGGCCTTTGCGGTTGCGCCGCCAGCCGCTCCGGAAACGAAGCATCCGCGGGCATCGAGCTGATCCCGGTCGGCCGGTATGATTTCGAGGCGCAGCCGACGGGAGACCCCGCGCTCCTCGCCGAGGAGCTGAGCGGCATCGTCTGGATCGGAGGCGAGCAGTACCTGACCGTCGGCGACGACCACGCGAGCGTGCACCAGCTCACGATCCACCTCGATCCGGTGACGGGACGCGTGGTGGACGCCCAGTTCCGCACGCCGGTGCGGCTCGCCGATCCCTCCGGCACGGTCATCCCCGATTCCCTGGGCTCGGATCGGGAGGGCATCGCGTTCATTCCCCAGACGCACGAGGTGTGGATCTCGAATGAGCACACCGAGGGGGACCAGAGCCGCTCCTCGCTCGCCCGGCACCGGCTCCGGGACGGTCGCATGCTCGAGCTCGTGCGGACCGACGGCACGAGCATGCTTCGGATCTTCTCGCGACAGCGGTTGAACGGCGGATTCGAGGCGCTCGCGCGAACCGCCGACGGCTCCACGTACTGGGTCGCGAACGAGATGCCGCTCTCGATCGACGGTGAGCCGGCGACGGACAGCACGGGCGGGATCGTGCGCCTCCAGCGGCTCGACGGCCAGATGCGGCCGCTCCGCCAGTACGCGTACGATCTCGATCCCTACCTCGCGAAGATCCAGTCTCCCCCCCAGCTCGCCGGGTTCGCGGTGAGCGGGCTCAGCGAGCTGCTGGTCCTGGAAGGCGAGAAGCTCCTCGGGCTGGAGCGCTCCTTCGCCGGGGACTCGACCGGGAACGCGAATCTGCGGGTGCGCCTCTACGAGATCGATCTCAGGGGAGCGACGGACGTGGGCGTGCTCGGGTGGGCGGAAGGCCTGAAGGGACGGTCGTACCGGACGGTCACGAAGCGGCTCCTCTGGCAGGAGAACTTCGGGCTCACGACGTCCAACTTCGAGGGGATGACGCTCGGCCCCACCCTCGAGAACGGAGACCGGTCTCTCATCCTGATCGCGGACAACAACGGCGGAAGGAGCGAAGCGCTCTACGTGCTCCGCGTGCGCGGGCTCCGATCCTGACCGAGCGCGTCAGCGCCGTCACCTTCCCGCGGCGATGAAGGCTCCCCAGGGAAACGGATCGATCGCCTGCCCCGCCGCGCGTTGCTGCTCCAGGACGCGCCGGCTCGCGTCGCGCGCGGCGGACGCGGTGTCGAGCCCCTTCACGAGCCGCGCTTCGTAGAAGCGTACCGTCCAGTCGCCTGCGTCGCGGTCCGTAACGGGCCAGAGGGTCAGCACGAGGCTCTGGGCGCCCGCGATCTCGAACGCGCGGCGAAGTCCGAAGACTCCCTCCCCGGCGCGCACGACGCCGACGCCGGTGTCACACCCGGAGAGCACCACCGACTCGAGACCGGCGAGGTCCATCCCGGAGATCTCGTCCGCGGTGAGGAGCCCGTCCTCGGTGGACATTCCCTCCGCGCTGTCCGCGGCGGCCCGGTTCGCGCCGGCGAGCACGAGCCCGGTGCTCAGGAGTGGGTTCTCCCCTTCGCAGGAGCCCTCGAAGAACCCGTGCGTGGCGAGATGGATGGCGCGCTTGCCCGGGGCGTGCTTCTGGACCGCGCCCTCCGTTGCCGCGGCGTCCCGAAACACGTGGGTGGCTCCCCCGTGGCGACGCTCCCATAGACGCGCGATCTCCTCCACCTCGCGCGCGCTCCCGGGGAGCGGCGGCCAGACGCCCGGAGCGGAAGCCGCCGCGCACGGGCCCGATCCCCGATAGACCGGGTCCGCGCCGTCGCGAGGTCCGGGATCCCGCTCCCTCTGCGGGTCGCGCTGCCGGACGGGATCGAGCGCCGACATCGAGCGGCGCGGAGCGTCGAAGTCCGGGTCGGCGACAGCCAGGAATCCGGTTCCGGGCGCCGCCGGTCGCGCCGGCCCGATCAGGTCGCGCTCGGAGGAGAGGATCTGGAACGTGGGACCCTCCTCGACGAGGTAGCGGCCGCCGTCCAGCGGCAGCGCCATGGGATTCACGAGGTGGAACGAGCCGTCGGGAACGAAGATCACGCGCTCCGCGCCGGCGAGGTGAGGCCGGACGGGATCCCAGAGCCTTTGCCGGAGGATGCTCCCGAGCCGCTCCGCCGACGGCGCAGCGCCATCGCTCGCGCCGCCCGTCTCACGCCCGCGAACCGTCATGGCCCGTCGCCACGTCGCCACGAGCGAGTCCAGCTCCTCCGCGTCCCCCAGCGGGACCACTCGCCCGTGGCTCGAGGCACCCGACGTGACGAACGCGGCGTAGGACCAGGTCCCCGGCGACGAGCGTCCGGGGGATCCATCGCCGGCGGCGGCCCCGGGGCCTGCCGTCGGCTGAGGCGAGGTGGCGGGGTCGAGATAGCGGACCAGACTCACGATTCCGCCTCCGGCGGGCAGGGCCTGGCGCACGTCGGCGATCCCCGCTCCGTCGCGCTTGAGGTCCACTACCGCGTCCGGGCGCCGAGCCAGGAGCTTCCGTTCCAGGTCCTCTCTCGTTGCCTTCAGGCGCTCCAGCGTGGCGCGGTAGGCGCGCGGATCCATGCCGTCCGGTCCGCGAGCGGAGAGTCGCGCGATCCCCTGTCGCGCGCGCGCCGCGTCCGAGGCGAGCGCGAGGATCGCGCTGTCCGCGCGAAGTTGCGTCCATCGGTGCCGGGACGCCATCCCGTCGAGGACGAGCGCGCGCGACCGCGTGACCGCATCCCAGACGCGCTCGACGACCGTGGAGTCCCAGGTGCGGATGCTCGCCGCCACCGCGGCTCCGATCCCCGAGGCGAGCCGCGCCTCGTAACGGAGCGCCTGGCTCTCGGGCACGGAGCGCACGATGGAGCGCAGATGATCCCGTCGGATTCCCTCGGCCTCGAGCGCGGCATCCACGGCGTCGGCGCTGTGGCCGGTGCGGATCAGGGAGCCCGCATACGCGACGAGCGCCTCGGCCAGGAGCGGGTGCTCGCTTCCCAGGGCGCGGCGTCGAATCGCCACGGCCTCCCGGTCGTGAGCGCGCGCACGGTCCAGGTCTCCGTCGGCCCGCGCGAGCGCGGCGAGACCGGACACGGAGACCGCCACTCCGGGATGATCGGGGCTGGCCCCGTCATTCAGGATCGATCGTGCGCGAAGAAACGCCGCGCGCGCGGCGGCCGCGTCTCCCGCGCGAACCGCTTCGAGGGCGACATGCTGGAGGCACGACGCGACCCCGAGCGAGTCGCCCGAGGCCTCGCGGATCGCGAGCGCGCGGAGGTGGTGCGTTCTCGCTTCCTGGTGCTTCCCGGAGGCGGCGAGCGACGCTCCGAGCCGCTCGAGCGCGGCGGCCGTCGCCGGACCGGACGGGCTCGCCGGTTCCACGAGATCCAGCGCGCGCTCGTGGAGCCGGACGGCGGCCGGCGGATCTCCTTGCTCGAGCACGATCGAGCCCAGCAGGCCGAGCACGCCGGCGATCGCGGTGGAATCGTGCTCGCCGGCCCGCTCATGGAGGAGGAGCGCCGCCTCGAGCTCCGTCCTCGCGCGCTCGTAGTCCCCCGCCGTCCACGCGACGGCGCCGAGGCGCTCGTGTCTCGCGGCGAGCTCGGGGTGCTCGGGAGAGAGCGACGCGCGGGCGCGGGCGAGCTCCCGCTCGTAGAGAGCGAGCGCGCCGTCGGTGTCACCGTTCTCGAGAAGCGCTCGGGAGGCCGAATCCGCTGCCGAGAGCCAGCTTGCGAGGGCGGGGCTCTCCGGGATCGGCAGGCTGCTCCCGTGGGCCTCGCCGGAGCGCACCTCCGGCCCGGGGCCCTCCGCCGCGAAAGCGGAGGAGATTGGGACCAGGAGCAATCCCGCCACGGCGGTCCACACGGGCGGGAGGAAACGGCAACGGCGATACATCGAAACCCCTCGGCCCCGCCGGATCGCTTCCGGGCGGGAACCATCCCCACACCGGGAGTCTAGCACGGGGCGGCGCAGTGCCAGCCGGGGTCGCCCGGCCGCGGGCTAGGCCCGAAGCTCGTCGATTCGCGCGTTGTAGAGCGCGACCGCTTCGGCGACCACGCGCTCGGCGTCGGGCCGTCCCAGCATGCGCTCCACCGTGACCTCCTTCTTCTCGAGCACCTTGTAGTCGAGGAAGAAGCGGCGAAGCTCCGCGGTCCAGTGCTCCGGCAGCTCCGAGATCTCGCGCAGATGCGCGAACTGCGGATCGTCCACGTGCGCGGCGATGATCTTGTCGTCCTCCCCCTTCTCGTCCTTCATCTTCATGACGCCGATGGGGCGCGCCCGCGCGATGGAGAGCGGCGCGAGCGGCTGCTGGCTCAGCACGAGGATGTCGAGCGGGTCGCCATCGGGACAGTAGGTCTGCGGAATGAATCCGTAGTTCGCGGGGTAATGGACCGCCGAGTAGAGCACGCGGTCCGCGATCAGGAGTCCCGTCTTCTTGTGGAGCTCGTACTTCACCTTCGATCCTTCGGGAATCTCGATGATCGCGTGCACGTGATCGCCGGCATCGGTTCGCCACGGGACGTCGTGCCAGGCGTTGCTCATTGCGGCGCCAGCAGCTTCTGGAACCGCGGATCGTCCCGGATCGTCGCGAGATCGGGATCGCGGAGCACCGCGGCCCGGTCCTGCATGAACCCGGTCGCGAAGGCCCGCTCGAGGTCCTCGATCGCGCGCTCCCGCTCTCCCGCGAGCGCGCGCGAGCACGCCGCGTTGTAGTACGTGAGCGCGGGCATCCAGCCGCGCTGCCCCGCGGCCTCGTAGTGGAGCGCCGCGTCCTGGTAGCGCTTCAGCTGGTACGCGGCGTCCGCCGCGAGCTGGTGGGGATGGCCGTTCTCCGGCTCGCGCTGGATCCATCCCTTCGTCGACGCGAGCGTCCCCTCCCAGTCCCTCGTGGCGTGCGCCCGCACGGCGCGAGCGTCATCCGAACGGGTGAGCCAGGCCTCCTGCATTTCCGCAGTGAGGTTGCGCCGAAGGAACTCGAGCGTCGTCCGGACCGCTTGCCGCGACGCCTCGGTGGAGTCGACGAGATCGAACGCGTGCCGCATGTTCGGGAGGTTCAGGACGGTGAGGTTCGCGTTCCGCGCCATCGCGCGCTGGATGTACTGGCTCAGGCTCGAGTTCGTGAACGGAGTGTCCAGTCCCGCGCGCGCGACGAGCACCGGCAAGTCGGGGCGGACGTTCGTCGTGTCGACATTGCCGTAGTAGAAGACGCCCGCCTTCACCCACGTGTTCACGGGATCGAGCGCGTAGGCGGAGCCGGGACGCAGATTCGCCGAGCACGCCCAGATGCCGATCATGTCGCGATCGATCCCGAGTTTCGCGGCGTTCCCGCGGAGGTGCTCGACGAGCGCGACGAGATCCTCTCGGACGTTCGCGGCGCGCGAGTCGTAGAGCACCGCGGCCATGCCCTCGACCGCCACGAGCCGCGCCCAGTCCTTGTAGATCCCCCACTCCTTGAGCGCCGGCGTCGAGCGGAACCAGCCCACTCCGTTCACGAAGACGACGACCGGGAGCCCGCGCGGGCCGCCCGACGCCGCGGCGCCGACCGCGGCGGCCGATGGCTTCGCCTTGCCGCCCGGCGGCGGCTTGTAGAGATCGAACGTGAGCTTCACGTCGGGAAGCGAGCGATAGACGAGCCCGGTGTCGGCACGGACCTGATCCATCCCCGGGAGCGTCAGGACACAGGCGGTCTTCCGGAGGTCCTGGGGCGGCTGGGCGTGGGCGTACCTGGCGAACGGCGTGGCGAGCAGGCAGAGCAGGACCGGAGCCAGGGCGCGAAGGACCCGGGCGGGCGAGGCTGCCATGGCGAACCTCCTGAACCGACGGGGTGGATCGGGGGGGACCCCGCATTCTAACCCGCCTGTGAGGACTACGGAAGCACTTGCAGGAACGGCTGGATCGACGCGGGACGGCTCGGGGCATTCTGCTGGAAGAGGATCGCGTCGGGTCGAGCGGACTCGCCGTAGAAGCGCTTCAGAGCGTCGTTGTCGGGAGCGAGGCGCGAACCCTCGAGCGAGATCCCGGCGAAGAGGCCCTTGCTCTTCGCGTAGGAGTAGATCTCCGCGTTCAGCTTGATGTCCGTGGCGGCCTCCCCCGTCCTACCCACCGGCCCCGCGGCCACGCCCGCCTTCCCGCTCAGCGTGAACTTGCTCTCGACGAGCGATCGCGCGCCCTTCTCGTTCATGAAGAAGAGGACGACGTCCGCCTTCTCCACCCCGATCTGGAGCCCGAAGCTGCCGCCGGAGAGGGTGAGGAAGATCGGAGGGCTCCACGTCCCCGCCGCGTCGCGACAGGACAGGACACCCTTTCCGTGACGGCCTCCGAATCCGAGCGCGCCCTTCACCACGCCCGGAACGACGGCGACGCACTTGCACTTCTCGAGGAGCTGCTTCGGAACTTCGGAGGCAGCGAGCTCCTGATACACGGCCTTCGCGTCGTCGAGCCGCCGTTCTTCCTTGGTGGGTTTCTTCCCGCTTTCCTGCGCGTGAGAGACGTTGGCCGCGAGCTGAAGGAGCGAGAGGAGAATCGCGAGACGGATGAGAATTCGGATCATGACACCCTCCATGGGTGTGGTTGGCGGGTTCGATGGAGATCGCCGGCAGCGGCGGGAGCCGCGCGCTCGCGGGCCGATCGCCCGCGGGCGGCCGGAGATCTAGCGGACTCGGGTCTTCAGCTCCTCGTCGAAGTTCAGCACGACCTCGAAGCGGGTGATGTCGTCCTCCGCGTCGCCCTTCCGGATCGCGACCATGCCGCCTCCAGGCAGGGCATCGAACAGTGGGATGCCGCCTCCCTGAGGAACGATGCGGAGCTGGTCGAGGTCCCACGCCTCCACGGGCTGGGACACGGTGAGCCGTGGGGCTCGCTGGATCGCCGCGGACATCATCTTGTTCTGAGGACTGAGGTAGTAGAGACGCGAACCGTCGCGGCTCCAGACCGGGGACCCACCGCCGCCCGAAGAGACCGCGACCGATGGACCCACCGGACCGCCTCCCTCCCACGCGCAGACGAACACGTCGAAGGAGCCCATCTCGTCCGACATGTAGGCCATCGCCCGCCCGTCCGGGGAGAAGCGGCCCATTCCCTTGCGTCCGGGCCCCGGCAGGAGGTCACGCGGGTCCAACTCGTCCGCTCCGGACGCCGCCACCATGCCGAGACCGGGCTTTCCCATCTTCACCGCCGTGACGAGGATCTGCGTGCCGTCGGGAAACCAGGACGTGGGGATGATCTGAGCCTCCCTGGAGCCCTTCGCGATCCGGCGTGGCGTGCCCGTCCCGTCGGCGTCCACGACGTACACGCCGTCCTCGTCGTTCCTCGCCGTTCGGATGTAGGCGATCTTCGAGCCGTCGGGAGACCACGTGGGCATCGAACAATCGACACCTTCGATCGCGACGATGCGTCTGGAGTTCGGCCTGCCGCGCTCGGAAATCCAGATCTCGTAGATGGCGCCCGTGTTCGCGACCACGGAAGCGACCCGGTCGCCCGCGGGAGAGAGGCTGACGGACGCTTCGAAGGGCTGACGCTCTCCCGACCATTCGCTCACCTTCCCCTGCGGGTCGATGATCGTGAGGTGGCGATCCTTGGCGGCGTTGCCGCCAGGCGCGTGGAGCAGCGTGCCGCCGGGAGTGAGCTGGTAGCCCGCGTGTCCCCAGCTCGCGTTCATCCGGAGACCGTCCAGGAGGGCGACCGGAGAACCCTTCAGTTCGAGCTTCTTCGGGTCGAAGCGAGCCGCCAGGAGCGCGTCGCCCCGGGTGAAGAGGAGGTACCCGGGCTCGAGGTACTTGGCCGACCCCGCGTTGGCGGTGAGGATCTTCACCTCCCCGTTCTCGAGATCGACGGCGCCGATGCTCTGCTGGTACAGCCCCTTCTCGTAGTACGTCGCGGCGATCAGCGCGGCCCGGTCCCCGGGAAGCGAGTACGGCCCGCTGAATGCGAACGCGCCATCGAATCCAGCGAGAACGAACTTCTTCGGCTTCGAGACGGTGCCGTCCTCCAGCGAGACCTCCACGTACTCCCTCCCGTTGGCCGTCGCGAAGAGGAGCGTTCCAGACTCCCGATACATTCCGTTGCCGCTCCAGTCGTCCTCGCGCTTCACCACGGGCGCGGGCGGCAGGCTCCGGTCGACCGGCATCTTGAAGATGCGGATCTCCGGGGAGCGCTCGGAGGGGCGCGCGGTGAACTGGATCCAGCGCGAGTCGGGGCTGACGTTGAACGCCTGGATGCGCTCGGTGCCTTTGACCGGCTCGAAGGCATTGCCGTCGACGGTCCGCATATAGAGACGGTTGTCGGTATCGCTCCCGCTCTTGGCGTCCTTTGGAGCCGCGATCGCGATGAAGTGACGCTCGTCCGGGGTCATCCCCATGCCCAGGACGCGGAGATCCGCCGGGAAGGTCACGGAGAGGCGCTTCACGCCCCCGCCGTCGCCGTCCCCAAGGCGCCGTCCCAGGAACAGGCCCCCGACGAGGAGGCCCAGGATGAACGCGCCGAGCGGCAGGGCAACCGCGATCCGGCCGGCACGCCGGCGCGAACGCGCCCGGGCGGCCGCGTCGGCACCGGGGACGTCCGTCCCCGCCGCGCCGCGTCCCGTCTTCACTTCCTCCAGCGCGAGCCGCGCGTCGCCGATGTCGCGAAGGCGCCTTCTCGCGTCCTTCTCGAGACAGCGGTGGAGGAGCTCCGTCACCCGAGGCGGCGTGTTCTTGGGAAGCGCGGTCCAGTCGACTTCCCTCTCGAGGATCTTCGCGATCGTGTCGGAGACGGTCTCTCCGTCGAACGCGAGCTTCCCCGTGAGGCACTCGTAGAGGACGCACCCGAAGGACCAGATGTCCGTGCGCCGGTCGACGGGCTTTCCGCGCGCCTGCTCCGGCGAGAGGTACCCCGCCGTTCCCAGGATCACCCCCGGCATCGTGGCCGCGCCGAACGTGGGCGAGTGGGCGAGCGTCGGCGAATGCGCCATCGTGGGCGACTGCGGGAACGGCGTCGGGGACGCCAGGGTGGGCGAGTTCGGAAGTCCGGGCGAGCTCGGGATCGCCGGCGAATCCAGGATTCCAGACTCGGGCGCCACCCGTCCCTTCGCGAGGCCGAAGTCCAGGACCTTGGCCGTGTCGCCTGGCGTGATCATCACGTTGCCCGGCTTGAGATCGCGATGCACGACACCGGCCTCGTGGGCCGCCTCGATCCCCGCGGCGATCTGGATGCAGAGGTCGATGGCCTCGCCGACGGGCAGCGGGCCGCGCCGGAGACGATCCGCGAGCGTCTCGCCCTGCACGTGCTCGAGCGCGAGATAACGCCGTCCCTCGCTCTCCTCGAGCCCGTAGATTCCGGCGATGTTCGGGTGATTGAGCGAGGCCAGCACCCGAGCCTCGCGCTCGAACCGCGCCATCCGCTCCGGGTCGGCCGCGACGTCGTCGGGCATCGCCTTGATCGCGACGGTGCGGTCGAGCCGCAGGTCTCGCGCTTCGTAGACGATGCCCATCCCGCCTCGGGCGATCTCGCGCTCGACGCGATAGGGGCCGATCGTGGTCGGCTTCGTGGC includes these proteins:
- a CDS encoding amidohydrolase family protein, producing MVSIRHLLAAALVLAALAGNSAADTATPASPTVPSTSAPVTAIRFGRLVDGRGGVVPNAVVVVAGDRIRAAGPAARVAVPDGAAVLDLSRYTAIPGLIDAHTHLTYSWDGTPGSNPWQQLTSRRTAETVFLAQENARRTLGAGVTTVRDLGSWDYMDLSLRDLIARGSIVGPRMFVCGYGLHTTYMPFKPGEELPMGGRADGVDGVLRVVRQNIAAGADVIKMFGSTGSAADVSGEQTFTYEEMEAAVDVARARGKRVAIHSYGPDGARDAVRAGATSVEHATDLDDATLREMARRGTFYVPTIDHNRYYAENASIFGYDASVVAGLNAYRGRNLETLRRAVKAKVKIAMGSDALFTMCGENTRELRWFVEAGMTPAQALATATVNGAALLGMEKELGAIAPGYYADIVAVEGDPLTDIEAVVSRVRWVMKDGEVVVDRTGQAAR
- a CDS encoding ABC transporter ATP-binding protein, which codes for MAAIDVCDLRKSYGSNVAVNGISFEVREGECFGLLGPNGAGKTTTLHLVVGALRPDSGEVRIHGESDPTRPSVRLRIGVAPQSLAIYGDLTGQENLEFFAKLYGLQGDRLRERIEMALEFAGLTARRKDRAATYSGGMQRRLNLVCGLMHDPSVILLDEPTVGVDPQSRNLLFDNIEALRRLGRTIVYTTHYMEEAERLCDRVAIVDHGKILALDTVENLRRTHGGPPVRRVIEESPHLEAVFLNLTGRTLRDT
- a CDS encoding ABC transporter permease; its protein translation is MSSILAIARKDLRLLFRDRAGFFWVLGWPFLMALFFGSIIGGSDETSPMKVALVDEDRTDYSRAFGAELRKSSALEILEAPRDSATTLVRRGRLTGYIALRPGMGASLGFGGDSATIELGLDPSRRAEAGYLEGLVTQALVQSMQGSFGPDGTGRASLRERMAAVQTDTTITVERRDDLTSFYTNLDRFLGSLDTVTTSGTGSATGSDATRALGPNLEITAVTGQGDGPRSAFEVTFPSAMMWALIGVCMSFAISIVQERLTGTYLRLRLAPISKAQILAGKGLAAFLAALGATVLLLAFGSLVLGVRIASVPKLAAAVLACAFCFVGLMMLISTLGRTHQAVAGAGWALLLVQSMTGGGMIPLIAMPPWMQAVSHFSLVKWGVLSVEGAIWRGFSWNEMLIPVSILLAVGGIAFLIGARALHRSDT
- a CDS encoding esterase-like activity of phytase family protein translates to MTALGPERPRGWSRPSPPSARRVRSLLLLLALGLCGCAASRSGNEASAGIELIPVGRYDFEAQPTGDPALLAEELSGIVWIGGEQYLTVGDDHASVHQLTIHLDPVTGRVVDAQFRTPVRLADPSGTVIPDSLGSDREGIAFIPQTHEVWISNEHTEGDQSRSSLARHRLRDGRMLELVRTDGTSMLRIFSRQRLNGGFEALARTADGSTYWVANEMPLSIDGEPATDSTGGIVRLQRLDGQMRPLRQYAYDLDPYLAKIQSPPQLAGFAVSGLSELLVLEGEKLLGLERSFAGDSTGNANLRVRLYEIDLRGATDVGVLGWAEGLKGRSYRTVTKRLLWQENFGLTTSNFEGMTLGPTLENGDRSLILIADNNGGRSEALYVLRVRGLRS
- a CDS encoding CHAT domain-containing tetratricopeptide repeat protein; the protein is MRSGEAHGSSLPIPESPALASWLSAADSASRALLENGDTDGALALYERELARARASLSPEHPELAARHERLGAVAWTAGDYERARTELEAALLLHERAGEHDSTAIAGVLGLLGSIVLEQGDPPAAVRLHERALDLVEPASPSGPATAAALERLGASLAASGKHQEARTHHLRALAIREASGDSLGVASCLQHVALEAVRAGDAAAARAAFLRARSILNDGASPDHPGVAVSVSGLAALARADGDLDRARAHDREAVAIRRRALGSEHPLLAEALVAYAGSLIRTGHSADAVDAALEAEGIRRDHLRSIVRSVPESQALRYEARLASGIGAAVAASIRTWDSTVVERVWDAVTRSRALVLDGMASRHRWTQLRADSAILALASDAARARQGIARLSARGPDGMDPRAYRATLERLKATREDLERKLLARRPDAVVDLKRDGAGIADVRQALPAGGGIVSLVRYLDPATSPQPTAGPGAAAGDGSPGRSSPGTWSYAAFVTSGASSHGRVVPLGDAEELDSLVATWRRAMTVRGRETGGASDGAAPSAERLGSILRQRLWDPVRPHLAGAERVIFVPDGSFHLVNPMALPLDGGRYLVEEGPTFQILSSERDLIGPARPAAPGTGFLAVADPDFDAPRRSMSALDPVRQRDPQRERDPGPRDGADPVYRGSGPCAAASAPGVWPPLPGSAREVEEIARLWERRHGGATHVFRDAAATEGAVQKHAPGKRAIHLATHGFFEGSCEGENPLLSTGLVLAGANRAAADSAEGMSTEDGLLTADEISGMDLAGLESVVLSGCDTGVGVVRAGEGVFGLRRAFEIAGAQSLVLTLWPVTDRDAGDWTVRFYEARLVKGLDTASAARDASRRVLEQQRAAGQAIDPFPWGAFIAAGR